The following are encoded in a window of Aestuariirhabdus haliotis genomic DNA:
- a CDS encoding class I SAM-dependent rRNA methyltransferase: MSFNLLRLKPKADRRLRAGHLWIYSNEVDTKATPLTRFETGEQVVVENSAGKPLGVAYVNPNTLICARMVSRDLNNGLNQGLLVHRIQQALALRERVFADPCYRLVYGDSDGLPGLVVDRFNSVLVVQMASAGMERLREEVVAALQQVLQPDAIVLKNSGQLRRPEGLEEYTEVVVGEVTGPVPLRENGVEFVAPVLDGQKTGWFYDHRMSRERLQHYAKDKRVLDLFSYIGGWGVQAAAAGAQEVLCVDASAAALEYVHENAQLNNCEGRVATMQGDAFAVLKQLRESQEQFDLIVVDPPAFIKRRKDIKPGEQAYRRINEQAMRLLSDDGVVVSASCSMHLQRDNLVDILRLSSRNLGRQLQIIEQGHQGADHPIHPSIPETEYLKAIFCRVCSF, from the coding sequence ATGAGCTTTAACCTGTTACGCCTGAAACCCAAAGCCGATCGGCGCTTGCGTGCAGGGCATCTGTGGATCTACAGCAACGAAGTGGACACCAAGGCAACGCCTCTAACGCGCTTTGAAACCGGAGAGCAGGTGGTGGTTGAAAACTCCGCCGGCAAGCCCCTGGGGGTGGCTTATGTGAACCCCAATACCCTGATCTGTGCTCGTATGGTCAGCCGGGACCTGAACAACGGTCTCAACCAGGGCTTGCTGGTGCATCGAATCCAGCAAGCGTTGGCCCTGCGCGAGCGGGTATTTGCCGACCCCTGTTATCGCCTGGTCTATGGTGACAGTGACGGCTTGCCCGGCTTGGTTGTCGATCGTTTTAATTCTGTGCTGGTGGTGCAGATGGCCAGCGCGGGCATGGAGCGGTTGCGGGAAGAGGTGGTTGCCGCATTGCAACAGGTGCTGCAACCCGATGCCATCGTGTTGAAAAACAGTGGTCAACTGCGCCGCCCCGAAGGTCTGGAGGAATACACCGAGGTCGTGGTGGGAGAGGTCACAGGCCCCGTCCCCCTGCGCGAGAATGGTGTGGAGTTTGTTGCTCCGGTACTGGATGGGCAAAAAACCGGCTGGTTTTATGATCATCGTATGAGTCGTGAGCGATTACAGCATTACGCCAAAGACAAGCGCGTGCTCGACCTGTTCAGTTACATTGGTGGCTGGGGCGTGCAGGCTGCGGCGGCGGGAGCGCAGGAGGTGCTTTGTGTCGACGCCTCAGCTGCTGCACTGGAATACGTGCATGAGAACGCCCAGCTGAATAACTGTGAAGGCAGGGTGGCGACGATGCAGGGGGATGCCTTCGCTGTATTAAAACAGCTCCGCGAATCGCAGGAGCAATTTGACCTGATCGTGGTAGATCCCCCCGCGTTTATTAAGCGCCGCAAGGATATCAAGCCGGGTGAGCAGGCTTATCGCCGTATCAACGAGCAGGCGATGCGCTTATTGAGTGATGACGGGGTGGTGGTTTCTGCTTCGTGTTCCATGCATTTACAACGGGATAATCTGGTGGATATTTTGCGCCTTTCCAGTCGCAATCTTGGGCGGCAACTGCAGATTATTGAGCAAGGACACCAAGGGGCCGATCACCCCATACATCCATCGATTCCTGAAACCGAGTACTTAAAAGCGATTTTTTGTCGGGTTTGCTCGTTTTAG
- a CDS encoding glycine cleavage system protein R: MSTDLVVSIIADDKPGLIDSLAQTVVDNQGNWLESRMAQMAGKFAGILRISVSEAHTSALTDALMALEAQGIKVIVEGASAAAAAASRTLLLNLVGNDRPGIIREVSQTLAQQQVNVEELTTECSPAPHTSDLLFRAQARLQVPVAVDIDTLISTLESLADDLIVEVTHP; this comes from the coding sequence TTGTCCACTGATCTGGTAGTTTCCATTATCGCCGACGACAAGCCCGGCTTAATCGACTCCCTGGCCCAAACCGTCGTTGATAACCAGGGCAACTGGCTCGAGAGCCGAATGGCTCAGATGGCCGGTAAGTTCGCCGGTATTCTGCGTATCAGCGTGAGTGAAGCCCATACTTCGGCCTTAACGGATGCCTTGATGGCGCTGGAAGCACAGGGCATCAAAGTCATCGTCGAAGGCGCCAGCGCAGCAGCGGCAGCAGCATCGCGTACCCTGCTATTAAATCTGGTCGGCAATGATCGCCCGGGTATTATCCGGGAAGTCTCACAAACTCTGGCACAGCAGCAGGTTAACGTTGAAGAGCTCACCACCGAATGCAGCCCTGCCCCTCACACTTCCGATCTGCTGTTCCGCGCCCAGGCCCGCCTGCAGGTGCCTGTCGCCGTTGATATCGACACCCTGATCAGCACTCTGGAGTCCCTGGCCGATGACCTGATCGTCGAAGTCACCCACCCCTGA
- a CDS encoding methyltransferase domain-containing protein — translation MGLNIDALVALSRTRQSLLNRLEDGSSTIEVHQAQGLRWLYVGDNSLLSLMQLEHPERLTLDYQLAMLCALLYRPLPERILDLGLGGGAFARFLHNKLPDAQCLSIERSPTLLSLAQRYFCLPETAMVEICDAEEHLQQSQKRYDLVLCDLFDGERHSRLLEQQGFYSLLSKRVDAGAVVALNILPKDAGHLLKVLLPLRVYFPYVALVDVADCGNYVLLAAREPLVEDSSLLTRINDFSDRFDVDLSRPLQALQHLPVVRDSD, via the coding sequence ATGGGATTAAACATCGACGCGTTGGTGGCATTGAGCCGAACCCGGCAATCGCTGCTCAACCGTCTTGAGGATGGTTCTTCTACCATCGAAGTGCATCAGGCTCAGGGACTGCGTTGGCTCTATGTGGGGGACAATTCCCTGCTATCCCTGATGCAGCTGGAGCACCCTGAGCGACTGACGCTGGACTATCAGTTGGCGATGCTCTGTGCGTTACTCTATCGCCCTTTGCCAGAGCGCATATTGGATTTGGGGTTGGGCGGTGGTGCCTTTGCACGTTTCCTTCACAACAAGCTGCCAGATGCGCAGTGTTTGTCGATCGAGCGTAGTCCGACCCTGTTAAGTCTGGCGCAACGTTATTTTTGCTTGCCCGAAACCGCGATGGTCGAGATTTGCGACGCCGAAGAGCACTTACAGCAGAGCCAAAAACGCTACGATCTGGTGTTGTGCGACCTGTTTGATGGTGAGCGGCACAGTCGCTTGCTGGAACAACAGGGTTTCTATTCCCTGCTGAGCAAACGGGTTGATGCCGGTGCCGTCGTTGCGCTCAACATATTGCCTAAGGATGCCGGACACCTGCTAAAGGTATTGCTACCCTTACGCGTCTATTTTCCTTATGTGGCCCTGGTTGATGTGGCCGATTGCGGTAATTATGTCTTGCTCGCAGCCAGAGAACCGTTGGTAGAGGATAGTTCTTTATTAACGCGTATTAACGATTTTAGCGACCGGTTTGACGTTGATCTGAGCCGCCCCTTGCAAGCGCTGCAACACCTGCCGGTTGTGCGCGATTCCGATTGA